The stretch of DNA GTCGCCAAAGAATTGACAAAATTACTGGCATCCTGACCATCAACCAAAAGTTTTGGATTGCCTTTGAATTTTCGTCTAGAACGAAGCGGAACCTTAGGTTTGATTTTGTGTTGTTGTTCAGGGATGTCTTTTTCTTGAAGATCTGCTCGCTCTGGATAAAGTCTGCCATTTTCGACTTTCAACAATTTAATTTCATTTAAATTATATTGCTCAGAGTAGATTCCAAAATATAGATCTAAGCGATTAGAGGCTCCATAATACTTTACTAAAGTATCTGTATTATCTTCTGAATGTTCTGTTAATTTTAGTGCTTTTAACTTACGATCTAGCGTTTCTTTGCCCAAAGATCCCCACTTTAGTTTTTCTTCTTTGAGCGCTTGACGAATTTTGGAGCGAGCCTTTCCTGTTTTGACAATCTTTAACCAATCTTCAGTAGGTTTTTGAGTAGAACTCGTAATGATATAAAGTTGATCTCCATTTTTTAGTTCGTAACTCAATGGCACAATCCGTTGAGCTACTTTGATCGATTTACAATGATAACCAACTTCGGAATGGATATCAAAGGCAAAGTCTAACGCTGTGGCTCCTTTTGGGAAAAAGCGCATTTCACCTTGTGGAGTAAAGACATAAACCTCTTCGGCAAAAAGGCTCGATTTGAAATCATTTAAGAAATCAATGGCATCATTATCGGGATTTTCGAGCATTTCTCTAGCCTTGCTCAACCAATTTTCAAAAATATTTTCATGCTGTTTTATTCCTTTATAACGCCAGTGAGCCGCATATCCTCGTTCTGCTACAGCATCCATTCGTTCGCTACGAATTTGGACTTCTACAAAACGACCTTGAGGTCCCATTACAGTAGTATGCAGAGATTCATAACCATTAGATTTTGGGGTCGAGATCCAATCTTTTAGCCGTTCAGGAACAGGCGTATAGCTATCGGTTATATTAGAGTACATGCTCCAACACATTGATTTTTCTTCACCAATAGGAACATCAACGATAATTCGAATTGCAAATAGATCATAAATTTCCTCAAAAGGCACTTGTTTAGCCTTTAGTTTATTGCTGATGGAGGAAACTGATTTGGCACGACCAAATATTCTGAACTTTTGAATATCGTGTTTTTTCTTAATGGCCTTTTTTATTGGCTTTAAGAACTGGTTAATATATTGCTGGCGTTGATTTTCGGTCTCTTGCAATTTTTGAATGATAAATTCATAATGCTCAGGTTCCTTTATTTTTAAACAAAGGTCCTCCATTTCGTTTTTAATATTATAAAAACCTAAACGATGTGCTAGAGGAGCATAAATAAAAGAAGTTTCAGAAGCTATTTTGAGTTGCTTGTGCGGCGGCATAGCCCCCAAGGTTCGCATATTGTGCAATCGATCTGCCATTTTGATGAGTACAACCCTAACATCCTTGGAGATGGTTAATAGAATTTTTTTGAAATTCTCAGCTTGTGGGCTTTGTATGTTCTCCTCACTAACATTGGCTAGACCACTAAACTTGGTTAACCCATCGACAATCATGGCAATTTTTTCCCCAAATTCGCTAGCAAGTTGTTCTAGAGTTACAGGAGTATCTTCTACAACATCATGCAACAAGGCAGCTTTTATAGAAGTTGGTCCTAAGCCTAGTTCTGCGGCACAAATTCGGGCTACTTCTATGGGATGAAAAATGTATAATTCGCCAGATTTTCTGCGTTGTTGAGAATGAGCTAGACGAGCTAATAAATAGGCTTTTTTTATAGAAGCGGTATGTTCATCTGTTAAAGGCGTACGGATAGAACGGCACATTCTACGATAAGCGAGATGTACCTGTTTGTCTTCTTCAGGTGTTATATCTTCTTGATAAGGAAATTCTATGCTAAATGATTTTTCCATCTATTTTTTTATGTGCAATTAAATATGGTGTAACATAAATTTTTTAACATTTATGAGCGCTTCTTTTTGCGTAAGCCCTTTTAGGATAGTATTGTTTTTTTTTCCTTGAAGCGCATGAACTAAGTGAGTTAAAATTTCTCTGCAAAAATATCAAACTACTTAAATTACACGATATTAAACCTGTTTTTATAGGTTTGTTGATTGATAATAAGTTCGATTAAATTATTCTTCTAGCAACCTAAAATCAAAGAACCATTTTATTATTTTAACGAATTTAGATGCTTTGTGGTACCGTTGCTATTAGAAGACTTTGTTTATTGTATTGGTGTATTTATTTATAAGGGAGCTTTTCCAAAGTATAAGCTATTTGTTAATAATAGCCCGTTAACAATCAATTTGATACAAAATGTTTTTTTATGAACGGCTAAAAGATTATCTCATGGTTAGAGGAAGTAATTAGTGAACGACTCTATTAATAGACCGATTAGCTTCTTATACATTTTACGAAAGGCTAATATGAAAGTTAAACTTATTCCTATTTTTCTCCAAATTTTGAGCTTGCTTTCATCAATTGTTTCCTTTTTTTTTGAAAAAAAATAAATTCAGCTGAAAAAATATTGCTTTTTGTTGTTTAAGTGTATTGATTTTTAGTAATTTGTGTATGTGTCGATAAGATGTTAAGAACAAAGAAATCGCTATGATCTTATCTTTTGTTAACATTAAAGTAAAATGAGTTTTTTAATTTTGAACGGTCTAAAATAGTATTTTGCTAAACTACTAAATCTTTTTAGAAAGAAGTGGTAAGGGGCCAGTTTGATCTAAGAAAATAAGGACGTGTATTTTTTGCTTATGGTTTTGGGAAGTAGTGACTCCTAAATAATTAAGTTGAACCCATTTATGTGGTTCTATGGCCAGTAATAGGAGTTGTGAACTCCTGTTGCTGGCTTTTTTGTTTCAGCATCTTAAATGAATGTTTGATTGTTCATTAGCTAAGTTTTTTTATTACAGTCATGTTGTGAATAGTGGAGAAACTGCTAGCGGTTTGTGCAATTTCCTTTAGGCTATAAATGTTTTTTATAACAAAGCCAAATACTCTTAGGAATGGAGTATACTAAAAAAATCAAAAAAATAGCAGACTACTAATTTGAATAAGCTTAGAAAAACTTTTAGATTTGAGCAATTGAAACATTATTATAATAACATTCAATCATTATACAATGAATCTGCATGAATATCAAGCCAAAGAACTATTAGCTAGTTATGGCGTGCCTATCCAACGCGGTGTTGTCGTTGAAAATTTGAACGACATTGAAACTGCATTTGCTAAACTTAAAGAAGAAACAGGAACTAGTTGGTGTGTTGTCAAAGCGCAAATCCATGCTGGAGGACGTGGTAAAGGCGGTGGAGTTAAGTTGGCCAAGAATATGGACGAGTTAAAAATGCATGCTGGTAACATCTTAGGGATGATGCTTAAAACGCCTCAAACTCCTGGTGGAATGGATGGCGAAGGTAAATTGGTTCGTAAGATTCTAATTACGGAAGACGTATATTATCCAGATGCTGATGGCAACATGGACGTTAATGAATTTTATTACTCTATTTTGATGGATAGAGAGCGTAAATGTAATGTTATCGTATATTCTACAGAAGGTGGAATGGACATTGAGAAAGTTGCAGAAGAGACGCCTCATTTGGTACACAAAGAATACATTCACCCTCATTTAGGATTGCAAGCTTACCAAACTCGTAACATTGCACACAATTTGGGCTTGACAGGTGCTGCATTTAAAGCGATGACCA from Aureispira anguillae encodes:
- a CDS encoding RelA/SpoT family protein; its protein translation is MEKSFSIEFPYQEDITPEEDKQVHLAYRRMCRSIRTPLTDEHTASIKKAYLLARLAHSQQRRKSGELYIFHPIEVARICAAELGLGPTSIKAALLHDVVEDTPVTLEQLASEFGEKIAMIVDGLTKFSGLANVSEENIQSPQAENFKKILLTISKDVRVVLIKMADRLHNMRTLGAMPPHKQLKIASETSFIYAPLAHRLGFYNIKNEMEDLCLKIKEPEHYEFIIQKLQETENQRQQYINQFLKPIKKAIKKKHDIQKFRIFGRAKSVSSISNKLKAKQVPFEEIYDLFAIRIIVDVPIGEEKSMCWSMYSNITDSYTPVPERLKDWISTPKSNGYESLHTTVMGPQGRFVEVQIRSERMDAVAERGYAAHWRYKGIKQHENIFENWLSKAREMLENPDNDAIDFLNDFKSSLFAEEVYVFTPQGEMRFFPKGATALDFAFDIHSEVGYHCKSIKVAQRIVPLSYELKNGDQLYIITSSTQKPTEDWLKIVKTGKARSKIRQALKEEKLKWGSLGKETLDRKLKALKLTEHSEDNTDTLVKYYGASNRLDLYFGIYSEQYNLNEIKLLKVENGRLYPERADLQEKDIPEQQHKIKPKVPLRSRRKFKGNPKLLVDGQDASNFVNSLATCCNPVLGDDIFAYVTSKHGIKIHRTTCPNAEYLQATFGYRIKRAEWVDSANTSFIAELLITGMDDMGVVQNLSNLITDKHKLNMRGFSMNGKEGHFEGKVSVVVKNKDQLNELIVELKKLKQVNTVARIQ